In Pangasianodon hypophthalmus isolate fPanHyp1 chromosome 29, fPanHyp1.pri, whole genome shotgun sequence, one genomic interval encodes:
- the rps27.1 gene encoding 40S ribosomal protein S27.1 translates to MPLAKDLLHPTPEEERRRHKKKRLVQSPNSYFMDVKCPGCYKITTVFSHAQTVVLCVGCSTVLCQPTGGKARLTEGCSFRRKQH, encoded by the exons ATGCCA CTCGCAAAAGACTTGCTGCACCCCACCCctgaggaggagagaaggaggcACAAGAAGAAGCGTCTCGTACAGAGCCCTAATTCCTACTTCATGGACGTCAAGTGTCCAG GATGCTATAAGATCACCACAGTCTTCAGCCATGCTCAGAcagtagtgttgtgtgttggttGTTCCACTGTGCTGTGTCAACCCACTGGAGGCAAAGCACGTCTCACAGAAG GATGTTCCTTCAGGAGGAAGCAGCATTAA